In a genomic window of Pseudomonas putida:
- a CDS encoding sensor histidine kinase, with protein sequence MTCNLPGRHSLFWKLACLLVAFCLLMIWLSWSWGRYMEERNQFLSDEARGTLTRYAVEADQAWRHHRREGVDSWLQSMQHRESGWVGVIGGDLQSLSSQPLSEKEIEHMTFLRGLDWPIHKKGRPWMRVPFPRDPSAGSLVIELPERFVPGRYQVFWRVITNGVIPGLFTLLLCVGLYRLLVVPLNHLRAQANAWRADQLNVRLSSRTTNRSDELGELGRAFDHMSERLQSTVALQQQLLRDLSHELRTPLSRLRVASESEQDLQALRERIGREVDGMQRLVEDTLQLAWLDTERTRLPDEAIQIQALWEMLTENACYESCWPEGQLLCSVDSSCWVRGHLNTLAQALENMLRNAIRHSPKGGVVTLGARRDGKYWHLWLEDQGGGVAEADLERIFLPFTRLDGSRPGDGGFGLGLSIARNAVQRQGGQLWAKNAGRGLRMNMRLVADDDLKPRPVTEVPRTQVVPG encoded by the coding sequence ATGACATGTAATCTGCCGGGACGGCACTCGCTGTTCTGGAAGCTCGCCTGTCTGCTGGTGGCTTTCTGTCTGTTGATGATCTGGCTGAGCTGGTCCTGGGGGCGCTATATGGAAGAGCGCAACCAGTTCCTGTCCGATGAAGCCCGGGGCACCTTGACGCGCTATGCCGTCGAAGCCGACCAGGCGTGGCGCCATCACCGGCGTGAGGGTGTCGATAGCTGGCTGCAGAGCATGCAGCATCGCGAGTCGGGTTGGGTCGGTGTCATCGGGGGGGATTTGCAATCCCTGAGCAGTCAGCCGCTGAGCGAGAAGGAAATCGAGCACATGACCTTCCTGCGCGGACTGGACTGGCCCATCCACAAGAAAGGCCGGCCCTGGATGCGCGTGCCGTTCCCCCGCGATCCATCGGCCGGCAGCCTGGTGATCGAACTGCCCGAGCGTTTTGTGCCCGGGCGCTATCAAGTGTTCTGGCGCGTGATCACCAACGGCGTGATTCCAGGACTATTCACCTTGTTGCTGTGTGTCGGCCTCTATCGCCTGCTGGTGGTGCCGCTCAATCACTTGCGCGCACAGGCCAATGCCTGGCGCGCCGATCAATTGAATGTGCGGCTGTCCAGTCGCACCACCAATCGATCCGATGAACTGGGCGAACTGGGCAGGGCCTTCGATCACATGTCCGAACGCCTGCAAAGCACCGTGGCGCTGCAACAGCAATTGCTGCGCGACCTGTCCCACGAACTACGCACGCCGCTGAGCCGCCTGCGGGTGGCCAGTGAAAGCGAGCAGGATTTGCAGGCCCTGCGTGAGCGTATCGGTCGCGAGGTCGACGGCATGCAGCGGTTGGTGGAAGACACTCTGCAACTGGCCTGGCTCGACACCGAGCGCACCCGCTTGCCCGACGAAGCGATCCAGATCCAGGCCCTGTGGGAAATGCTCACGGAAAATGCCTGCTATGAAAGCTGCTGGCCGGAAGGGCAACTGCTGTGCTCGGTTGATTCCTCCTGTTGGGTGCGCGGCCATCTCAATACCCTGGCTCAGGCGCTGGAAAACATGCTGCGTAACGCCATTCGACATTCACCCAAGGGCGGCGTGGTCACGCTGGGTGCACGACGGGACGGCAAATACTGGCATCTGTGGCTGGAGGATCAGGGCGGTGGCGTGGCGGAGGCGGATCTGGAACGGATCTTCCTGCCGTTTACCCGACTCGACGGCTCGCGGCCGGGGGATGGCGGGTTCGGGTTGGGGTTGAGCATTGCGAGGAATGCGGTGCAGCGTCAGGGGGGGCAGCTCTGGGCGAAGAACGCCGGGCGGGGGTTGCGGATGAATATGAGGTTGGTGGCTGATGATGATCTAAAACCTCGTCCAGTTACGGAAGTGCCCAGAACCCAAGTCGTCCCAGGTTAG
- a CDS encoding TlpA disulfide reductase family protein: protein MARRLAAALAIIGALMLAGCGNDYGTDQHGQKVASDRLDKQWLVLNYWAEWCGPCRTEIPQLNALADQLKDKKIGVFGVNFDNVQGEELKNASEKLGIKFTVLAQDPSEIFELPRSEALPVTYIIDNKGKVREQLMGEQTAAGVMAKLEALQAKN, encoded by the coding sequence ATGGCAAGGCGATTGGCAGCGGCATTGGCGATCATCGGGGCTTTGATGCTGGCGGGGTGTGGTAACGATTACGGGACCGATCAACACGGGCAGAAGGTCGCCTCCGATCGATTGGACAAACAATGGCTGGTGCTCAATTACTGGGCTGAATGGTGCGGCCCGTGCCGAACCGAGATTCCGCAGTTGAACGCCTTGGCCGATCAGCTCAAGGACAAGAAGATCGGTGTTTTCGGGGTCAACTTCGACAATGTACAGGGCGAAGAGCTGAAAAATGCCAGCGAGAAACTCGGCATCAAGTTCACCGTGCTGGCGCAGGATCCTTCCGAGATTTTCGAACTGCCGCGCAGCGAGGCATTGCCGGTGACCTACATCATCGACAACAAGGGCAAGGTGCGGGAACAGTTGATGGGGGAGCAGACGGCGGCGGGGGTGATGGCGAAGCTGGAGGCGTTGCAGGCTAAAAATTGA
- a CDS encoding TolC family protein — MFGNIPRELTLGEVIERILCNDPKTRLAWANAKAQAAQTGIAQSAYLPRLNGGIGVSHGSTVSNYEQRPELSNKGIQQQRTNRLSMSWVLFDFGRRDAALSSARQLLVAANANQDATLQNSFAGAAQLYYNAISAQRSLNVSTQIEVLAAKNLEAANAKYKAGTTALSDRLQAQTAYSQANLGRVRNAGALRTATGVIALRMGLPPDTSIKLSENLTPLPDTNFVKTVNELLAQAREDHPALIAAQARIKAAEANLQERRAAGRPTLSFTADISESQYNRSIALSGDRNDRDRTVGLQLSIPLFEGFERAYQIRNAQARLEASRVELIDTEQMVLIDLWTNYQTLSNETLSLKRTEDLVAQSRESLEVIQGRYQSGVGSMIELLNALTSYAAAEEQHIAVLSNWQLSRLRLASNLGRLGFWALP; from the coding sequence TTGTTTGGCAATATCCCTAGAGAACTGACTTTGGGGGAGGTAATAGAGAGAATACTTTGTAACGATCCAAAAACACGTTTGGCATGGGCCAATGCAAAAGCGCAAGCGGCTCAGACGGGTATAGCCCAATCAGCCTATTTACCGAGACTGAATGGCGGAATCGGCGTATCCCATGGAAGCACGGTGAGCAATTACGAACAACGACCAGAGCTTTCAAACAAGGGCATTCAGCAACAACGGACAAACAGGTTAAGTATGAGTTGGGTACTGTTTGACTTTGGGAGACGAGACGCGGCATTGAGCAGCGCTAGACAATTACTTGTAGCCGCAAATGCGAACCAGGACGCGACCCTCCAAAACTCATTTGCGGGGGCAGCTCAGCTCTACTACAACGCCATATCTGCGCAACGTAGCTTGAATGTATCGACTCAAATCGAAGTATTGGCTGCTAAAAACCTTGAAGCCGCCAATGCCAAATACAAAGCGGGAACCACAGCACTCTCAGATAGATTACAAGCTCAGACCGCTTACTCTCAGGCAAACCTTGGCCGAGTGCGCAACGCTGGAGCATTGCGCACGGCTACTGGCGTTATCGCGCTGCGGATGGGCCTTCCTCCAGATACCTCTATCAAGCTTTCTGAAAATCTAACTCCTTTACCTGACACTAACTTCGTCAAGACTGTCAACGAACTCCTTGCACAGGCGCGTGAGGACCACCCGGCGTTGATTGCAGCTCAAGCAAGGATCAAGGCGGCCGAGGCAAACCTTCAGGAACGGCGAGCAGCTGGAAGGCCGACATTGTCCTTCACCGCCGACATTTCCGAATCTCAATACAATCGATCCATAGCGCTCAGTGGTGATCGAAACGATCGCGACAGAACTGTCGGTTTGCAGCTCAGCATTCCTCTGTTTGAAGGATTCGAACGCGCCTACCAAATACGCAATGCCCAAGCGCGGCTTGAAGCAAGCCGCGTCGAGCTCATCGATACGGAACAGATGGTACTTATCGATCTATGGACAAACTATCAAACGCTCAGCAACGAAACGCTCAGCCTCAAACGCACAGAGGATCTAGTCGCACAGTCGCGCGAATCTCTCGAGGTCATTCAGGGCCGCTATCAGTCTGGGGTTGGTAGCATGATCGAATTGCTGAACGCGTTGACCTCCTATGCGGCTGCGGAGGAACAGCACATAGCGGTGCTAAGTAATTGGCAACTTTCCCGCTTGAGGTTGGCTTCTAACCTGGGACGACTTGGGTTCTGGGCACTTCCGTAA
- the arsC gene encoding arsenate reductase (glutaredoxin) (This arsenate reductase requires both glutathione and glutaredoxin to convert arsenate to arsenite, after which the efflux transporter formed by ArsA and ArsB can extrude the arsenite from the cell, providing resistance.), whose translation MTDLTLYHNPRCSKSRGALELLEARGLTPTVVRYLETPLDAAQIQSLLAKLGIGARELLRTGEDEYKTLNLADTTLSEAQLIAAIAAHPKLMERPVLAVGDKAIIGRPPEQILELLP comes from the coding sequence ATGACCGATCTGACGCTTTATCACAACCCGCGCTGCTCGAAATCCCGTGGTGCGCTCGAACTGCTCGAAGCCCGTGGCCTGACCCCGACCGTGGTCCGCTATCTGGAAACCCCGCTGGACGCCGCGCAAATCCAGAGCCTGCTGGCCAAACTGGGCATCGGTGCCCGGGAACTGCTGCGCACCGGCGAGGACGAGTACAAAACCCTCAACCTGGCGGACACCACACTCAGCGAAGCGCAATTGATCGCCGCCATCGCTGCCCACCCCAAACTCATGGAGCGACCGGTCCTGGCCGTCGGCGACAAAGCCATCATCGGCCGTCCACCGGAGCAGATCCTGGAACTGCTGCCATGA
- a CDS encoding response regulator transcription factor produces the protein MTPIAAGHPRILSIEDDLVLGAYVHEHLGRSGFQVTWCQNGQEGLDAARQQPFDVVLMDILLPGLDGLSVLTQLRQSHSTPVLLMSALGAEADRVSGFRLGADDYLPKPFSMVELRVRIEAILRRVALDRRPMPATFTPVLDSLRFDDELFEVFYGEQAGGLTRTEYRLLETLNRNDDEVLSKAFLYQHVLQRGYAAHDRSLDMHISQIRRKLKAIGYTEREVRTVWGKGYILSAGDDM, from the coding sequence ATGACTCCCATTGCCGCCGGCCATCCCCGCATCCTTTCCATCGAAGACGACCTCGTGCTGGGTGCCTATGTTCACGAACATCTGGGCCGCAGCGGCTTTCAGGTGACCTGGTGCCAGAACGGCCAGGAAGGGCTGGACGCTGCCCGCCAGCAACCGTTCGATGTGGTGCTGATGGATATTTTGCTTCCCGGTCTTGATGGCCTCTCGGTACTGACACAACTGCGCCAGAGCCATTCGACCCCGGTGTTGCTGATGTCGGCGCTTGGTGCCGAGGCTGATCGCGTCAGTGGTTTTCGCCTGGGTGCGGACGACTACCTGCCCAAACCGTTCAGCATGGTCGAGTTGCGAGTACGCATTGAAGCGATTCTGCGTCGGGTGGCGCTCGATCGCCGGCCAATGCCCGCGACCTTTACCCCGGTGCTGGACAGTCTGCGGTTCGACGATGAACTGTTCGAGGTCTTCTATGGCGAGCAGGCAGGGGGCCTGACCCGTACCGAGTACCGGTTGCTGGAAACCCTGAACCGCAACGACGATGAAGTCCTGAGCAAAGCCTTCCTTTATCAGCACGTGCTGCAGCGTGGTTATGCCGCCCATGACCGCAGTCTTGACATGCACATCAGCCAGATCCGTCGCAAGCTCAAGGCCATCGGCTACACCGAACGTGAGGTGCGCACGGTCTGGGGCAAGGGCTACATCCTGAGTGCCGGCGATGACATGTAA
- a CDS encoding META domain-containing protein, with protein MKHQALAAMVGAGLMGCAAEPVQLQQNRSYILEWIGERPLMDYSHLTITLGEDGRAYGNGGCNHWFAPYTLEGDKLSFGKIGSTRKLCAPALMEQEKRFLQALEQVQRWDVSEIEQMRFWPAEGKPLRWWLEEG; from the coding sequence ATGAAACACCAAGCTCTGGCCGCGATGGTAGGTGCCGGCCTCATGGGCTGCGCCGCCGAACCGGTGCAATTGCAACAGAACCGTAGCTACATTCTGGAGTGGATCGGCGAACGCCCGCTGATGGATTACAGCCACCTGACCATCACCCTCGGTGAAGACGGTCGCGCCTATGGTAATGGCGGCTGCAACCACTGGTTCGCGCCGTACACCCTCGAAGGCGACAAGCTGTCCTTCGGCAAGATCGGCAGCACCCGCAAACTCTGCGCGCCGGCGCTGATGGAACAGGAAAAACGCTTCCTGCAAGCCCTGGAACAAGTGCAGCGCTGGGACGTCTCGGAGATAGAGCAGATGCGCTTCTGGCCTGCCGAGGGCAAGCCGCTGCGCTGGTGGCTTGAAGAGGGTTGA
- a CDS encoding peptidase domain-containing ABC transporter, which produces MAYWDSISLTFGRKLPLLLQTETTECGLACLAMVLGFHGYRCDLVELRRRFNISLKGVTLKHITQAADQLKLGSRAVRLELTDLDKLKLPCVLHWNFNHFVVLKSVHKNHLILHDPAHGVRTVKTEDAGRSFTGIALELWPNTGFEKQDSKPRVKLLSMFGSITGLYRSLLQILLLALALEVFSLVSPLLLQWTVDNVLVSQDRNLLTTLIIGFGLLMLLQQAVSGIRAWVMMHMSTMLSVQWRANVFTHMLKLPIGYFEKRHLGDIISRFGAVDNIQHTLTAAFFSTILDGIMSIATLALMFTYSPTLALISLIAIALYALGRWIWYRPLRNATEEQIIHAAKQESHFLETVRGIRPLKLYQRQNERRSAWLGLLIEQINAGLRTQKLQLIYIQLNGLLFGLENIISVWLGATMVMNSQFTVGVLMAYTAYKSQFITRIASLIDHLFELQMLKLQGERLADIVTHPPEKNHPKIDSSMLSQREASIEITGLFYRYSEQEPYIINDLDLCITEGECISITGCSGSGKSTLLRLMLGILQPTSGQIRISGFDFDRMGLDCFRGMIGTVMQDDVLFAGSIAENISFFESHTDLSWIIECAQAAAIHSEIESMPMGYNTLIGDMGTVLSGGQKQRILLARALYKRPRLVFLDEATSHLDVLCERKVNSAIKALHMTRIIVAHRQETIESADRIITLEAGKIISDKSI; this is translated from the coding sequence ATGGCATACTGGGATTCAATTTCATTGACTTTTGGCCGCAAACTTCCCTTGTTACTCCAGACCGAAACCACAGAATGCGGGCTAGCATGCCTTGCAATGGTTCTCGGTTTCCACGGATACAGATGCGACTTAGTAGAATTGCGACGTCGCTTCAATATCTCGTTGAAAGGAGTCACGCTCAAACACATCACCCAAGCAGCGGACCAGCTAAAACTTGGATCTAGAGCTGTAAGACTTGAACTAACAGACCTTGATAAGTTAAAGCTGCCGTGTGTTTTACACTGGAATTTCAACCATTTTGTGGTGCTGAAATCCGTACATAAAAACCACCTGATATTGCACGATCCCGCGCACGGGGTCCGCACCGTGAAAACCGAAGACGCAGGCCGATCCTTTACCGGTATTGCGTTAGAGTTATGGCCCAACACAGGGTTCGAAAAGCAAGACTCAAAGCCGAGAGTCAAGCTTTTAAGTATGTTCGGGAGCATCACCGGGCTTTATCGCTCGCTATTACAAATTCTGTTACTGGCTCTAGCATTAGAGGTATTCTCATTAGTCAGCCCACTGCTCCTTCAATGGACGGTCGACAATGTACTGGTAAGCCAAGATAGGAACCTACTAACGACCTTAATCATTGGCTTCGGTTTATTGATGCTCTTGCAGCAAGCAGTATCAGGCATTCGCGCTTGGGTGATGATGCATATGAGTACCATGCTCAGTGTGCAATGGCGAGCCAACGTGTTCACACATATGTTGAAATTACCGATTGGGTATTTTGAAAAGCGGCACCTTGGTGACATCATTTCAAGATTTGGAGCAGTGGATAATATTCAACACACCCTCACCGCTGCTTTTTTTTCTACCATCCTCGACGGAATTATGAGTATCGCCACATTGGCACTCATGTTTACATACAGCCCAACATTGGCGCTTATCTCTTTGATTGCAATTGCACTCTATGCACTTGGCCGGTGGATTTGGTACCGCCCTTTACGCAACGCAACTGAAGAACAAATTATCCATGCAGCTAAGCAAGAGAGCCACTTCTTAGAGACCGTGAGAGGAATTCGCCCCCTCAAATTATACCAACGGCAAAATGAAAGGCGTTCAGCTTGGCTTGGGTTATTAATCGAGCAAATCAATGCCGGCCTTCGCACTCAAAAACTTCAATTAATCTACATCCAACTAAACGGCCTGCTCTTTGGTTTGGAAAATATAATTTCCGTATGGCTTGGTGCAACTATGGTGATGAACAGCCAATTTACTGTAGGGGTGCTGATGGCGTATACAGCCTACAAATCACAGTTTATAACTCGGATTGCAAGCTTGATCGACCATTTATTTGAGTTACAGATGCTCAAGTTACAAGGTGAACGTTTAGCGGACATCGTTACTCACCCACCGGAGAAAAATCACCCAAAAATTGATAGCTCAATGCTTTCTCAACGCGAGGCAAGCATCGAAATCACTGGATTGTTTTACCGCTATTCCGAACAAGAGCCTTACATTATCAACGATTTAGATTTATGCATCACGGAGGGCGAGTGCATATCCATTACAGGATGTTCAGGCAGTGGAAAGAGCACATTACTCCGTCTTATGCTCGGTATTTTGCAGCCGACCTCTGGACAAATACGCATCTCTGGATTCGATTTTGATCGAATGGGGCTGGATTGCTTTAGAGGGATGATAGGGACAGTGATGCAGGACGATGTCTTATTTGCGGGATCCATAGCAGAAAATATTTCTTTTTTTGAGTCACACACAGATCTGTCATGGATAATCGAGTGCGCGCAAGCAGCAGCAATTCACTCCGAAATTGAATCAATGCCCATGGGATATAACACGCTGATTGGAGATATGGGAACGGTACTATCCGGGGGTCAAAAACAACGAATTCTACTGGCCAGAGCTTTATACAAAAGACCTCGATTAGTTTTTCTTGACGAAGCCACCAGCCATTTAGATGTGCTATGCGAGCGAAAAGTCAATAGTGCAATCAAAGCGCTGCACATGACGAGAATAATAGTTGCTCATCGACAAGAGACAATTGAGTCTGCCGACCGAATCATTACTCTTGAGGCGGGAAAAATAATCTCGGACAAATCAATATAA
- a CDS encoding response regulator has product MLTKLGIKGRVLLLTLLPTSLMALVLGGYFTWMQQADLHAQLMQRGEMIAEQLAPLVAPAMGHRNAQLLERIATQSLEQPDVRAVTFLAPDRTLLAHAGPIMLNQAPMGDGSQMLSRSGNDATRYLLPVFGKHRNLAGDVIPEETDRLLGWVELELSHSGMLLRGYRSLFASMMLILAGLCGAALLALRMGRTINRPITQIKQAVAQLKDGHLETRLPPLGSQELDELASGINRMAGTLQNAQEELQHSVDQATEDVRQNLETIEIQNIELDLARKEALEASRIKSEFLANMSHEIRTPLNGILGFTHLLQKSELTPRQLDYLGTIEKSADSLLGIINEILDFSKIEAGKLVLDHIPFNLRDLLQDTLTILAPAAHAKQLELVSLVYRDTPLSLVGDPLRLKQILTNLVSNAIKFTREGTIVARAMLEEEHEDSVQLRISIQDTGIGLSSQDVRALFQAFSQADNSLSRQPGGTGLGLVISKRLIEQMGGEIGVDSTPGEGSEFWISLSLPKTRDDAEDLPGPPLSGRRVAVLENHELARQALQHQLEDCGLTVAPFANLESLTNGVTVAHQTPQAIDLAVLGVTSNDMPPERLNQHIWDLEHLGCKVLVLCPTTEQTLFHLSVPNPHSQLQAKPACTRKLRRALSDLVNPRLPRSEPGEPVSSRAPKVLCVDDNPANLLLVQTLLEDMGAKVLAVESGYAAIKAVQNETFDLVLMDVQMPGMDGRQTTEAIRLWESERHCTPLPIVALTAHAMANEKRALLQSGMDDYLTKPISERQLAQVVLKWSGLALRNHSPERPGDSHGAAYELQVLDHEEGLRLAAGKADLAADMLAMLLASLEADREAIRLARENHDHNALIERVHRLHGATRYCGVPQLRAACQRSETLLKQQDPKAFGALEELDRAINRLAAQARINA; this is encoded by the coding sequence GTGCTCACGAAACTGGGAATTAAAGGCCGCGTGCTATTGCTGACCCTGTTGCCGACCAGTCTGATGGCGTTGGTCCTGGGCGGTTATTTCACCTGGATGCAGCAAGCGGATTTGCACGCCCAGCTCATGCAGCGCGGCGAGATGATCGCCGAGCAACTGGCCCCGCTGGTGGCGCCGGCCATGGGGCACAGGAACGCCCAGTTGCTGGAGCGCATTGCCACCCAATCGCTGGAACAGCCGGACGTACGTGCCGTGACCTTCCTGGCGCCGGACCGCACGCTGCTGGCTCACGCCGGCCCCATCATGCTCAATCAGGCCCCCATGGGCGACGGCTCGCAAATGCTGAGCCGCAGCGGCAATGATGCAACCCGGTACTTGCTGCCGGTGTTCGGCAAACACCGCAACCTGGCCGGCGACGTCATTCCCGAGGAAACCGACCGGCTGCTGGGCTGGGTCGAACTGGAACTGTCCCACAGCGGCATGTTGCTGCGTGGTTATCGCAGTCTGTTCGCCAGCATGATGCTGATCCTGGCCGGGCTCTGCGGCGCGGCGCTGCTGGCCCTGCGCATGGGCCGCACGATCAATCGACCGATCACCCAGATCAAACAGGCCGTGGCCCAGCTCAAGGACGGTCATCTGGAAACCCGCCTGCCGCCCCTCGGCAGCCAGGAGCTGGATGAACTGGCGTCCGGCATCAACCGCATGGCCGGCACCCTGCAGAACGCCCAGGAAGAATTGCAGCACAGCGTCGACCAGGCCACCGAAGACGTGCGCCAGAACCTTGAAACCATCGAGATCCAGAACATCGAGCTCGACCTGGCGCGCAAGGAAGCCCTGGAAGCGAGCCGGATCAAATCCGAATTCCTCGCCAACATGAGCCACGAGATCCGCACGCCGCTCAATGGCATCCTCGGGTTCACCCACCTGTTGCAAAAGAGCGAGTTGACCCCGCGCCAGCTCGACTATCTGGGCACCATCGAAAAGTCCGCCGACAGCCTGCTGGGGATCATCAACGAGATCCTCGACTTTTCGAAGATCGAGGCCGGCAAACTGGTGCTCGACCATATTCCGTTCAACCTGCGCGACCTGTTGCAAGACACCCTGACCATCCTGGCCCCGGCCGCACACGCCAAGCAGCTGGAACTGGTCAGCCTGGTCTACCGCGACACGCCGTTGTCGCTGGTGGGCGATCCGTTGCGGCTCAAGCAGATCCTCACCAACCTGGTCAGCAACGCGATCAAGTTCACCCGCGAAGGCACCATCGTCGCCCGGGCCATGCTCGAAGAAGAACACGAAGACAGCGTGCAACTGCGCATCAGCATTCAGGACACCGGCATCGGCCTGTCCAGCCAGGATGTGCGCGCGTTGTTCCAGGCGTTCAGCCAGGCGGACAACTCACTGTCCCGGCAACCCGGCGGTACCGGCCTGGGCCTGGTGATTTCCAAGCGCCTGATCGAACAGATGGGCGGCGAGATCGGCGTCGACAGTACGCCCGGCGAAGGCTCGGAGTTCTGGATCAGCCTGAGCCTGCCCAAGACCCGCGACGATGCCGAGGACCTGCCCGGCCCGCCGCTGTCCGGGCGGCGCGTGGCGGTGCTGGAGAACCACGAATTGGCCCGCCAGGCGCTGCAGCATCAACTGGAAGATTGCGGTCTGACCGTCGCCCCGTTCGCCAATCTGGAAAGTCTCACCAATGGCGTGACCGTGGCTCATCAGACTCCCCAGGCAATTGATCTGGCGGTGCTGGGCGTCACCAGCAACGACATGCCGCCAGAACGCCTCAACCAGCACATCTGGGACCTCGAACACCTGGGCTGCAAAGTGCTGGTGCTGTGCCCGACCACGGAGCAGACACTGTTCCATCTCTCGGTACCCAACCCCCACAGCCAGCTCCAGGCCAAACCGGCCTGCACCCGCAAGCTGCGGCGTGCGCTGTCTGATCTGGTCAACCCGCGCCTGCCACGCAGCGAGCCCGGCGAGCCGGTTTCCAGCCGCGCGCCGAAGGTACTTTGCGTCGACGACAACCCGGCCAACCTGCTGCTGGTACAAACCCTGCTCGAAGACATGGGCGCCAAAGTGCTGGCCGTGGAAAGCGGGTACGCCGCCATCAAGGCAGTACAGAACGAGACCTTCGATCTGGTGCTGATGGACGTGCAGATGCCCGGCATGGACGGACGCCAGACCACCGAAGCGATCCGTCTGTGGGAAAGCGAACGGCATTGCACGCCGCTGCCGATCGTTGCCCTCACCGCCCACGCCATGGCCAATGAGAAACGCGCACTGCTGCAAAGCGGCATGGACGACTACCTGACCAAGCCGATCAGTGAGCGGCAACTGGCGCAAGTGGTGCTGAAATGGAGTGGCCTGGCACTGCGCAACCACAGCCCGGAACGCCCGGGCGACAGCCATGGCGCCGCCTATGAGTTGCAGGTGCTGGATCACGAGGAAGGTTTGCGCCTGGCCGCCGGCAAGGCCGATCTGGCTGCAGACATGCTGGCGATGCTGCTGGCATCGCTGGAGGCCGACCGTGAAGCGATTCGTCTGGCCCGGGAAAACCACGACCACAATGCCTTGATCGAACGGGTTCATCGCCTGCACGGCGCCACCCGTTATTGTGGCGTTCCGCAATTGCGCGCCGCCTGCCAGCGCAGCGAAACCCTGCTCAAGCAACAGGACCCGAAGGCCTTCGGCGCCCTGGAAGAGCTCGATCGGGCGATCAATCGCCTGGCGGCCCAGGCGCGGATCAATGCTTGA
- a CDS encoding 2-hydroxyacid dehydrogenase: MRTILFSSQTYDRDSFLAAELPPGIELHFQAARLSLDTAALAEHHEVVCAFINDDLSAPVLERLAAGGTRLIALRSAGFNHVDLAAAKRLGLTIVRVPAYSPHAVAEHAVALILALNRRLHRAYNRTREGDFTLHGLTGFDLVGKTVGVVGTGQIGATFAKIMHGFGCTLLAYDPYPNPQVEALGAQYLDLPQLLAESQIISLHCPLNEQSRHLINRKSLAHMQPGAMLINTGRGGLVDTPALIDALKEGQLGYLGLDVYEEEAQLFFEDRSDLPLQDDVLARLLTFPNVIITAHQAFLTREALGAIAATTLQNIAGWAAGSVQNLVEG, from the coding sequence ATGCGCACCATTCTTTTCAGCAGCCAGACCTACGACCGCGACAGTTTTCTTGCCGCCGAGCTGCCACCCGGCATCGAACTGCACTTTCAGGCGGCACGGCTGAGCCTGGATACGGCGGCGCTGGCCGAGCATCACGAAGTCGTCTGCGCCTTCATCAATGATGACCTCAGCGCCCCGGTGCTGGAACGCCTCGCGGCTGGCGGTACGCGCCTGATTGCCTTGCGCTCGGCCGGCTTTAACCATGTCGACCTCGCGGCGGCGAAACGCCTGGGGCTGACGATCGTCCGGGTACCGGCCTACTCGCCCCACGCGGTGGCGGAGCACGCGGTGGCCCTGATCCTGGCGCTGAACCGGCGTTTGCACCGCGCCTACAACCGGACCCGCGAAGGCGATTTCACCTTGCATGGGCTGACCGGCTTCGATCTGGTGGGCAAGACCGTCGGTGTTGTGGGTACCGGGCAGATCGGCGCCACCTTCGCCAAAATCATGCACGGTTTCGGCTGCACGTTGCTGGCCTATGACCCTTACCCCAATCCACAGGTTGAAGCGTTGGGAGCCCAATACCTGGACTTGCCGCAACTGCTGGCCGAATCGCAGATCATCAGCCTGCACTGCCCGCTCAACGAACAGAGCAGACATTTGATCAACCGTAAATCTCTGGCGCATATGCAACCCGGGGCGATGTTGATCAACACCGGCCGTGGTGGCTTGGTGGACACGCCCGCGCTGATCGACGCCTTGAAGGAGGGGCAACTGGGATATCTGGGGCTGGACGTGTATGAAGAGGAAGCACAACTGTTCTTCGAGGACCGCTCCGACCTGCCCCTGCAGGACGATGTGTTGGCGCGATTGCTGACTTTTCCTAACGTGATCATCACGGCACATCAGGCCTTCCTGACCCGCGAAGCCCTGGGTGCCATCGCCGCGACCACGTTACAGAACATCGCGGGCTGGGCAGCCGGTTCGGTGCAGAACCTGGTCGAGGGCTGA